In Halopiger aswanensis, the DNA window CCAGGATTTCCTCGCTCTCGCCGTCGGAGTAGGCGTTCGCCGTATCGAAGAAGTTGATGCCGAGGTCGATCGCGCGCTCGATGAGCTCGCGGCTCTCCTCGCGGTCGAGCATCCACGGTTCCTCGCTGCCGAAGCTCATACAGCCCAGACAGAGCTCGCTCACTTCCATCCCGGTCGAGCCGAGGGTGGTGTATTCCATACCGATCGATTGTGATGGTCGCGCACTTACAGTCCCGTGAATCGGCGATATCCACCCCTTCGTTCGCGCCGGTGCGGCCGATATCGCCGCGATTTCGGGCCGCGAACCGAGATCCGGGGTAGAAAAAACCTTTAACGCCGTCGTCCCGTAGAACGAGCAAATGGTACTCGACGATCTCGGGAGTTCTCTGCGGGGCACCCTCGACAAACTCCGCGGGAAGTCACGAATCAGCGAGGAGGACGTCGAGGAGATCGTCAAGGAGATCCAGCGCTCGTTGATCTCCGCCGACGTCGACATCTCGCTCGTACAGGAACTCTCCGGCAACATCAAGGAACGCGCCTTAGAGGAGGAGCCGCCCGCCGGCACGCCCGCGCGGGACTTCGTCCTCCGTATCGTTTACGAGGAACTGGTCGATCTCATCGGCGACTCCACGGAACTCCCGCTCGAGGAACAGACCATCCTGCTGGCGGGGCTGCAGGGGTCCGGTAAGACCACGTCCGCCGCGAAGATGGCCTGGTGGTTCTCGACGAAGGGGCTGCGCCCGGCGGTCATCCAGACCGACACCTTCCGGCCCGGCGCCTACGAACAGGCCGAGGAGATGACCGAGCGCGCGGAGGTCGACTTCTACGGCAACCCCGACAACGACGACCCCGTCGAAATCGCCCGCAACGGGCTCGAGGCAACCAGCGAAGCCGACGTCCACATCGTGGACACCGCCGGTCGCCACGCCTTGGAGGACGACCTGATCGACGAGATCGAGCAGATCGAGGGCGTCGTCGAGCCCGACACGTCGCTGCTCGTGTTAGACGCCGCGATCGGTCAAGGGGCGAAGGATCAGGCCCAGCAGTTCGACGAGTCGATCGGCATCGACGGCGTCGTCATCACGAAGTTAGACGGTACGGCGAAGGGTGGTGGCGCGCTGACCGCGGTCGATCAGACCGACTCGTCGATCGCCTTCCTCGGGACCGGCGAGGAAGTCCAGGACATCGAGCGCTTCGAGCCCGACGGCTTCATCTCGCGGCTGCTCGGGATGGGCGACCTCTCCCAGTTGGCCGAGCGCGTCGAGCGCGCGATGGAGCAGACCGAGATCGAAGAGGACGACTGGGACCCCGAGGACATGCTCCAGGGCCAGTTCACCCTGAACGACATGCAAAAGCAGATGGAGGCCATGAACAACATGGGCCCGCTCGATCAGGTGATGGACATGATCCCCGGCTTCGGCGGCGGGATCAAGGACCAGCTCCCCGACGACGCGATGGACGTCACCCAGGAGCGGATGCGGACGTTCTCGGTCATCATGGACTCGATGACCGAGGCCGAGAAGGAGTACCCGAAGGCCATCGGCGCCAGCCAGATCGAACGCATCGCCAAGGGCTCCGGAACGAGCGAGGAACAGGTCCGGGAACTGCTCCAACAGTACAAGATGATGGAGAAGACGATCAAGCAGTTCCAGGGCATGGGCTCCGAGCAGGAGATGCAGCGCATGATGAAGCAGATGCAACAGCAGGGCGGCGGCGGTGGCGGCGGTGGCATGGGCGGCATGGGGCCGTTCGGATAAGTCGCCGCTCGAGTTGCGATTCGGCTATTCTATCTCGCTCGTTCGTCCCTTCTTGAGTCTGCATCGCTTGCAATTCGACCCGTACCAGCGAATAGTCCTCGAGCCACCGCCTCACCCGCCGAACGGTTCGTTTCGGTGACAGTCCGGTCGCCATATTAAAGAACGGCTAGACCTAGCCTCGAGTATCATGGCGACGAACCGGCGACAGTATCTGGCCCGCACCGGCGCCGCGCTGGGCACGGCCGCGCTTGCAGGATGTCTCGATGTCCTCGGCGGCGAGGACGGGACCGACGTCGAGGTCGAGGATCGAACCGGCCCCCGGGAACTCGACCGGGCGGTCGGACAGTTGAACCGGGCCGCGCTCGCGTTGAACGTCGACGAGGAAGCTCTCGAGAACCCCGAGGCGGTCGACTTCGACGGGTCCGAGCCCCAAGACCACATCGAGCGGGCTCGCGACCACCTTTCGACCGCCGAATCGGAACTGGACGGCCGCGAGGACGATTTCGAGGCGCTGCGGACCTACGCGAGCGTCCTCGAGACGCTGACCGACGTCACCGCGACGGTCGCCGACGACGCGCTCGTCGAGGACGTCGAACAGGTCAATAGCGCGCTCGAGAGCGACGACAGCGCGGATCTCGACGAGGCGGTGACGACCGTCGAGGACCGGCGGGCGACGCTCGAGTCGGCCCAGTCGGAGTTCGACGCCGCCACGTCCGATCTGATGTCGCTCGACGCCGCTCGTCTCGAGGAACTGGCCGTGATCGACCGGGCGGAGATCGAATCCGGCGCGTCGATACTCGGCGACGTCCTCGACTCCCAGGTCACGCTGGCCACGGGGTACGAGACGCTGCTGGGCGGCTACGAGTACCTCGACCAAGGGCGGACCAAGGCAGACAACGGGAATCACGAGGACGCCGAGATGGCGTTTACCGCGGCGAAACAGGAGTTCGCGACCGCCGCCGAGACGCTCTCGAGCGGCAAGGAGGACGCCCCCGAGGGGTTGGTCGAGTACTTCGCGACGGCGCTGTGTCAGAGCGGCCACCTCGAGTCCGCGGCGGGGAGCTTCGCCGATGCCTCGGCTGCGGCGGCCGAGCGGGACGTCGTCGCCGCACGCCAGCACCGCGACGAGGCCGAGGCCTCGCTGGAGGATGCTCGCGCCTGCGCAGATTGAGGTCGCAAGAACTGCAGCGCAGTACACCTGAGCCGCGACCGCGGCGACTGCGATACTCGAGCCCTCGCCGCGTTTGGTCGTCGTCCGTCGACTCGATCGGCGGATCGGAGAACTACAGCAGGCGGGTCGTTCAGCCCGTAACCGGTTCGCCGTCTTCCGTCGGCGGCGCGATCTGATTGATGTACTCTTCGACGGACGGCTCCTCGACGCGAACGCGGACGTTGATCTCGCCGAGTTCGTCCGGTTCGCCGACCGAGAAGTTGATCCGATCCATAAAGGCGGCCTGCTTCTTGAGCGCGAAGGAGAACGTGTCACCCTCGCGGTTCGCGAAGAACTCGCCGCGGGCGGTATCGAGGATCTCTTGGCGATGGAGCAGGTCCGAGAAGTGGTCCATCGAGTGGGCCTCGGCCCTGATCTCGCCGAACTCCTCCTCGAGGTCGGCGTTGGGGAAGATGTTGGCGACGGCGTCGGCGACGCGGCTCGTGACTTCGGTGTCGTAGATCGGTGCCGTGATCTCGACGTCGACGCGGTAGATGTCGGTCATGGGTCTGCTTCCGCTTCGGTTCGGTTGGTACTTTCGTCGTCGGTTTCGGTTCCGGTATCGGTATCGCTATCGCTATCGGCGGCGCCGTCGCCCTCGAGCGCTTCGGGCCCCTCGCGGATGATCGTCTGCATCCGCTCGTGGAACGCCTCGAGCGAGTCGGTGTTCTCGACGACGACGTCGGCTTCGTCCATCGCGTCGTCCATCCCGAAGCCGCGCTCGCGCTCGTCGCGGGCGGTTAAGGGCTCGCCGCCCTCGTTCTCGCCGGCATCGCGGCCGCGGGCGTCGATCCGCTCGGCGCGGACCTCGAAGGGGGCCTCGATGCTGACGAGGATGAAATCGTCGCCGAAGCGCTCCTCGAAGACGTCGACCTCGGTGTCCGATCGGATGCCGTCCACGAGGACGGTGTCGTGGTCCTCGAGGCGGTTCTCGATCATCGGGAGCGAGCGCTCGGCGATGGCCGCCGGGCCGTTCTCGTCGCGCAGGGCCTGCGCGACCTTTCCGTGGTCTTTCGTCGGGTCGAGTCCGCGGTCGGCGGTCTCCTGGCGGACGACGTCGCCCATCGTCACCACCGGGATTCCGTCCTCGCGTGCGACGGTGGCGGCTTCGCCCTTGCCGCTGCCGGGCAGTCCCACCGTTCCGATGACGTGCATCGAGTCCGAATAGCAGCGTTGCCCGCTTAAGGACTGTGTCTCCGACTCGTCACAGGCAGGTCCCGACTCGAGAACGACGGTGTTCGACGAGAATAGCTTGGGCGCCCCTTTTTTCCACCCGCGGTGGATGGTCGGAGTGGCGACTCGAGAGGGCAGCGATCGTCGCGCTCGAGTGACTGTGTCGCTCCCGTCGCGGCGGCTGCGTCGATCGTCCGTCGTGTCGAATAGTAATGTTCAATCTGACAACATCACAACGTATCGACACTGGTCGATTGCCATGGTCATGCGAATCCGGCTGGATGGGGACAGTGACGACTCCGACGACGCCGACGACCGGACGATCAGGGAGTGGATACGAAACCCCTCGGATGTGGGTGGCGTGTTCGTCAGAGCCGCGATCGGGTCCATCGTGGCGACCTTTTTGTCCGTTCTCGGGCTCGTCGGCCAACTGCTCCTCGCTGCCGACGAGCCGCTCGTCGACGAACCGCACCTGGAAGAGCCGCTCACGGGATGGGTGTAGCTCGTCTCGCAGACCGCTGCGGGGGTCTCGGTGCTGGGATACGCCGTCTGGTCGGTGTGGAAGCAACGGCAGCTACGCTCCCGGAGCGAGTCGTCGCTGTTACGGGCGCTTCGACCCGCGGACGGACACAGCAGCGACCCCGACGCGTACGAAACCCAGGTCAAAAACACCGTCTTTGCGCTTTTCCTCGCGGTCATCCTCGGCGCGCTTCCGTTCCAGATCATCACCCACGCGCTCCTGTCTTAGCGGCTGGCCGCCTCCCAGCACAGCGGCGAGCCCGACTCGCCTCGAGCCCCGTCCTCTTTTGGACTCGAGGTGGACGCCTCCCGTATGCGGCTGTCGACGAAAGTGATCCTCGCGGCCCTCCTCTTGATCGCGATCCCGATTCCCGTCCTGCCGCCGCTGGTGGGAACCACGATCGGCGTGGTCCTGCTGTTGCTCGGGCTGTTCCTGCGATTCCTCGGAGTGTAATCGCAGGAATAGCGTCGGTGGTGAGACGCAGGTGCTCGAGCCGGCCCCTTCGAAACCGCTATCCGTCGGTCGCGTCCCGGTCGGGGTATGACACAGCGACCGCTGTTGGTTCGTGCGCTCTGGTTCGTCTTCGTCGGCTGGTGGGCGACGCCGATCGTGGTCACCATCGCGTGGGCCCTGCACGTGACCGTGATCCTCGCACCCCTCGGCATCATGCTGATCAACCTCGTGCCGGCGGTCCTGACGGTACAGGAACCGCGCTCGCGGCTGGACCCGGAGCAGGCCCGCGGGCAGCACCCGCTGATCGTCCGGGTGCTGTACTTCGTGCTGGTGGGCTGGTGGCTGAGTTTCTTCTAGGCGAATCTGGCGGTGCTGTGCGCGCTGACGATCGTCGGCCTGCCGGTTGCCATCTGGCTGGCGAACCGACTGCCCTCCGTCACGTCGCTGTACCGTGTGCACGGATAGCGTTGACCGGCGAATCCACACTGTTTATGCCGGTCGATCCGTCATATGTGCTCGAGGGCACGTAGCTCAGTCTGGATAAGAGCGTCGGACTTCTATCCTCGTCGCGTCTGCGATGGGGGAAGACATCCGACGGTCGTGGGTTCAAATCCCATCGTGCCCGTGATTCTGCGACGAACGGACGTGAGGAGCGAATCACGAACGGAGATGGGTTGAAGTAGACGGCGGCGAGCGAACGCGAGCCGACGGCGTGGTTCAAATCCCATCGTGCCCGTCCGAAAACTATCGTTTTAGAACTTCTCTCAAGAAGTCCACTCGAAAGGTACTATCGTCCGTATTCGCGATATTCCAAATCAGAACGCCGCGCCTCGAGCAGCTATCCGAGTCTTGGCGGGCCGTGGGCTGTCTACATTCATAATCCACCCTGAAGCGCCATGATTACGACCGTCAGGAATACCATCGGGAATGGCCACGCGACGATCGCCGCCAGCTCGTACCGGCCGTGACTTATGTCCCACGAGATCGCGAAGACCGCAGCGAGCAGTGCCACCGAGATATCCGCGCCCCGATGGTCCAGATTGCTCCCGTCAGGTTGTAGCCCCCGAATACGTCGATACTGATCGTGAACACGCCAAAGATCAGCGACGCGAAGAACGGCAGGAAGATCAGCGCCGCTACGTCGATCAGGTCGATTTCATTCTGTCCGCTCGGTCTCATCGAACCGATGTTCACTCGAGTTGCCATAGTGCGACGGCGAGCGGTCGCACCCGCCCCTACGAAAACCTCAGCAAAACCGTGGCACAACCTTGGTATCGCAGATAGTCACCACCATTTGTACCAAAGCGGGTTGCCGCCGCTGCTATGGCGCTGAATAAACTCTGCCAGTTGGACCAGAACTAACTCGGTGTGACGCTCCCGAAAGACGATCTCCGTGTCGAGGGGTTGGTGAACGAAGACGGCGAACTCGAGGAAGAGCTTCACATTCATATCCGGCATGTGGACGACGGCAAGTAGCAACTCGAACTCGTCAAGGCGATCGATATGTGATCGAAACGGATGAAATGTATTTTAGAACGGATTATATACTATGATCTGATGGAAACAGTGCTCCTGTTATTCTAGACAAGACCAGCTAAGTAGCCGCATATGCGATACAACGCCCAAAAAATCAGTGGTTATTTGCTTAGAAGTCCCACTCAGCAGAGCCAATAACGGTCTCAGCGTTACCGTCAACAGCAACGATGTTCACTTCACCAGAATCCAGAAGATGGCCAGTCGAGGTACTGTTCCCAATCGTCACAGTACTCCCGACGCCACTAAAGCTAAGTTCTGTTTCTCCATTACTAACGTCGGGGTGGCTGTCATCAAGCCCAGTGCCATTACGAATGTAGAACTCCTCAGCATTCCCTTCCTGTTCAAGGGTGAACGTTACTTCTCCGTCAGTGTTACTGACATCAGTATCAACAGCAGCGTTCACGGAACCTTCGCCCATGCTGTCACCCATATCTAGGACGAATGTCGCGATCACGGCAGCCAGAATCACAGTAATAGCCACCATGAGGATGACGCCGATAACGGGCGATACGGCGCGTTGTTCTTCCGATCCGACCAGTTTGTCACGCATTAGTTTCAGATCCATGTATTCTCATGCGCCGTGAACGGTCGGAAGGATTATACACAGTGGTAAGGTACCACCGACTGCACGGGGGGATTGGACACACATCCCGTTGCACCCTTCCTTGCCGCTCCGATTTGGCGCTGATAACTACCAGTGGAAGCGGGGTATATATAATTTCCCGATAGTGTATTCGATCGAACGAAAAGACGGTCATATACGCTTTCAGGTCTGATAATTAGGCGCCTGTAGAACATCTACAGCACCGGCTTGAAGCAACGCCGTCTTGTGATTTCGGTTCTATCCCTCGAGTCAGTAGTTACTTGATACGTCTTTCGTGACGGAATTGTATGACTGTGGATGGCCCACTACCGACCGAGCGTGGCTTCGCGCGCACCTACGGCGGCGGCTACTACGAGGACGCGGCGTCGGTCGTTGAGCAGTGCTACGACGTGCTCGCGTACGCACGCAAGCACGACGCAGGCTCGGCGGCAACCGCATCGGCTCTGGACCTGCCCCGGTCGCGGCTGCGGACGTGGATCGACGACAGTGGGGTACCCGATCCGGTTCATGCGGTCGAAACGGCGCGAGACTCAGGTGGCTCGAGTACGAATTTGATAACCCGGAGTTCGTTGGCCCGAACGCTCTCATCGCGAACGTCTTCTCCCGCAGATCGATCGCCGAAGAGGACTACCGACCGTGTACGCGATCAATCACCGTGGTGAAGATAGCCACGTCTTCGACGCTCTCGAGTTGGCCGGGGTCGAGTACCAGGTCGTCGATGATCGCGACGGCCGAGCAAACGAAGTTCGACCGGCGGAGGCCGTGCCAGTATACCTCGAGGTCGCTCCGACTAGCGTTCGCGAGACGTTTGTGTACGCATATTTGGAAATGGAATCGCTACAACTGCTATTCTCGGAGTTACACATTGGCAAAAACAGCGCGGATGCCACTGATTCCGGCAGCCCCAATCGTTTCAAGCCGACTCCCCAAACGCCTCGAGCCACCAGCACCTGTATGGACGACACCGCAACCAACCCCGCCGCGACCGTCCCCGAGGTCGACAGCTTCGCGGAACAGGCCCGCCGGCGCGCCGAAACCGAACGGGAGGCCGTCGGGTGGGCGATCGACGAACTCGAGACCCTCATCGACGCCCGCGGCGTCGACCTCGAGCCGTTGCTCGAGTACGCTCGGCGCAGCCGCGAGAGCCTGCCGGATCGCTACCGGCGGGCCTACGAAGCGATGGCGGACGTGTTCGACGTCGACGCGCCGGTCTACGAGGTCTACGTCTTCGCGTACTCGGAACTGTGCGAGGAACTGGCCGAGGGCCCCGAACCCTGCTCGGAGAAGAACCCGAAGGGGTGTACGAACGCGCTCGTGGCCGAGTCGTCGGTCGCCGACGGAGCCGACGCCGCCGGCCCGCTGGTGTTCAAGAACCGCGACATCGCGGGGCGGGGCCTGCGCCCGAAGTCAATCGTCGAACAGCCGCCGATCGACGACTATCACGGCATCCTGACGATCGATACCTGCGGTACGATTTCGATGTTTAAAGGGGTCAACGATCAGGGACTGGTCGCCGCAAATACCTACATCGACAGCGAGTCCGCCGACGTCGACCCCGAGGATCAACTGCGCAACGGTACCGTCATCCGGACGCTCTTGGAGGAGTGTGCGACCGTCGACGCAGCCCGCGCAAAACTCGAGTCCCACCCCACGAAACACCTGATGGGCCAGACGCTGTTTCTCGCCGACGAGACCGATGCCGTCTTGCTCGAGGTCGACCCCGCTGCCGAGCGGATCGCGGCCGACGAGGGGCCGATCGCCACCCGAACGAACCACTTCGTCATCGCCGAGTCGACCGAGGCCAGGAGTTCCACGAAGCGACGCCGTCGCGCCCTCGAGTTGCTCGATGACCTCGAACCGCTCACCCGCGAGGACCTCTGGACGATCGCCCGCGACCACGAGCACGGCCCCGGCGACAACTCGATCTGTCGTCACCCCGAACCCGAGGCCGGCGAGTACGCGATGGGCCAACTCACCACCGCCAGCACGGCTGTCTTCGAGGGCGGTACGCCGACGATCGAGGTCGCGATGGGCAACCCCTGCGAGGGCGAGCGGCTGCGGTACTCGTTCGGCGACGCGGTGCCGGCCGACCTGCGGACGGGCCGGCGCTGGCTCGAGGGGATGAGCTAACGACTCCGGTGAATCGTCTGACAAAAGTCGCTCCTCCGTAGCCAGCGGTGCCCGGATCCGAACGGCTTCAGGCGCGAACGCGGCGCCGCTCGAGATCGGCCTCGAGACGCCGCGCGGCCGCGAGTCGCAGACGCTTGGCGCGCCGTTCGGTAAGCTGGCCGTCGGGAAGCTGCGTCGTCAGCGGCTCGTACTTCGACGGCGTGAAGCCGAGCCTGCGGAGGTACGCTTGCACGTTCGCGTCCTCGAGGCCGTCGTAGATCGCGGCGTCGGTAACCTCCTCGACGGTGTCGAACGCGGGGAGCGGGACGCCGTCGGCGTCCGGATCGCCGCTCGTTTGGGCGCCGGCGCGATCGGGATCGCCGTCGACGACGGCGGTGCCGCGAGCGTCCGCCCGCGCGACGATCGAGCGGACTTCTTCGGCGAGTTGCAGCACCTGACTCGGCAGCGCGGCGTCCGGCGAGCGCCACTCGACGGTCGGCATCGCCCGCCGCAGCCGGACCGGATTCCAGCAGGCCTCGTAGGGGTCGAACTCCTCGTCGAAGGCCGCCGGGTCGACGCCGCGCTCTATCGCGCGCTCGCGGAAGGTCTCGAAGGCGTCGTCCATCCGTTGCTCCCACTCGGCGACGCTATCGACGTAGGGCCACAGCTGGCCCTGGTCGGGGCAGGCGCCGTAGCAAGACCGGCGGTAGAGGTAGGGGCGGGCGCACTCGAGGATCGGTTCGCCGCGGTAGTGGGACGAACTGGCCACGAGCGAGAACGCGGGATCGATCGCCGTCAGTGCGTTGAGCTGGTCGACGACGCTCGACTGTTCGAAGTGGATGTGCGTCCCGGCACAGACCCGAGCGTCGTCGAAGGCCGGGCCGACGATCCGGCGCTGGAGGTCGGTGCTTTGCTTCTCGCGGTACGGGATTTCCGACGGCGGGGCGTACAGCGGCGTCGCCAGCGGGACGAGCCGCTTTCCCCGCTCGCGGGCCGCCTCGACGACGGTCGCGATCCGATCGCGAAACTCCGCGCGGAGCTCCGCCATCGACGTACAGGGGGTTGTCTTGATCTCGAGCATCGGCTCGACGAACTCGGGGTCGATCCCGTCACAGACGTCGAGCAGTGAGTCGGGCGGGACCAGGTCGCCGTCGTCGTCGACGACCCAGTACTCCACCTCGAGGCTGGTTTTCATGGATGTCTCTTGCGCGTGTGAAGCGGTGGCTCTCGAGCGCCGTCGGGGGACGGCGGGAGCCGAGTTGTGGCAGCACCGATACCGAATATCGCACTGCGCTGTACCGCATTCGGTGCCGACGTGGTGCGTCGTGTGTACCGGAAGTGTAGCGCCTATCCCCGTGAACCGATTGAGCTTGCGTACGAAAGTGATAGATTGGGGCGTAGAGGGCCTGTAACGTGCTAGCACACGGGTTTCAGAGAATGTGGTTCGGTACCAGGGAACCCACAATTCAGGGTCGCGCAACCGGCGTTTCGCTCTCTTTCTGTCCCCTCGAGGATCGAAGATCCCGCCCGACTGTCGATCCGTGGGCCCGTGGGCCGAATTTGACTCGTCGTCCGCGCCGTCCCTCCGTCCCTCCGCCGGCTGTGGTCAGCGCCGCCCCACTAACGCCCGTGTCACGTGATTGCGTCGGCGTCTCTGCTGGGTTCTTACCCCTGCAGTAACAAGATACAACCACGTATGAGCGACGACGCAACCGAGACTGCGGACGACGGCGACGCTTCGGTGATCGTGGTCGGCGGCGGCCCCGCCGGTCTGAGCGCGGCCCTCTTTACCGCGAAGAACGGCCTCGAGACGACGGTGTTCGACACGGACGCGACGTGGATGCACAAGGCGCACCTGTTCAACTACCTCGGCATCGGCTCCGTCGGCGGCACGGAGTTCATGGAGACGGCCCGCCAGCAGGTCGACAGCTTCGGCGTCGACCGCCGGCAGGGCGAGGAAGTGACGAGCGTCGAGGAGACCGAGGCCGCCGACGGCTTCGTCGTCGCGACCGAGGCGGGCGAGTACGAGGCCGACTACGTCGTGCTCGCGACGGGTGCGAACCGCGACATCGCCGACGAGTTGGGCTGCGAGTTCACCGAGGAGGACGTGGTCGACGTCGACGTCGACATGGAGACCAGCGTCGATAACGTCTACGCGACGGGCGCGATGGTCCGTCCCGAGGAGTGGCAGGCCGCGATCGCCGTCGGCGACGGCGCCGCCGCAGCACTCAACATCCTCTCGGCCGTTAAGGGCGAACACTACCACGACTTCGACGTTCCCGCAGATGCCGAGCGCGTCTTCGGCGACGCGGTCGCGGAGTAAACTCCCATGTCCGACGAATCCGAATCCACGACGCCGGTCACGCCCGAACTCCCCGATAGCCCGTTCCACACGACGGGCACCGATCACATCACCATCTGGGGGAGCAACGAGGAGGACACCGTCGAATTCTACCGGGATCTCCTGGGGATGCCGCTGGTGCTGCGCCAGCCGAACCTCGACGACCCCTCCCAGACCCACCTGTTCTTCGACACCGGCGACGGCCGCATCCTGACCTTCTTCGTCAGCGACGACCGTCCCTCCGCGCGCGGCCAGCGCGCCGGCGTCGGCGCCGTCCACCACCTCTGTTTCAGCGTCGAACCCGACGAGTACGAGGAGATCATGCAGTCTCTCGAGGAGGCCGGCCACGGCTACAACGTCTTCGATCGGGGCATCTTCCACTCGATCTACACCCGCGACAACAACGGGCTGGTCATCGAACTGAGCGCCGACAAGTACGAGATTCCGAACGACCGCCGCGGCGAGATCCTCGCGAAAGCTCAGGAGCTGCGCGAGGCCGACGGCGCCGAGTACGCCAAGGACGAACACCTCCGGCAGGCGATCGAGGACCTCGGCCTCGAGGTCGTCAAACACGACCTGCCCGACGCCAGCGCCGGCGTCGGTGGTGTCGAATGAACCGCGGCGGCGGCCACCAAGGCGAGAACCCCCATCAGGGGCAGGAACTGGTGACGGCCGGCACCGACCTCGAGGACGCCGAAGCCGCGATCGTCCTCGTTCACGGCCGCGGCGCGACGGCCCGCAGCATCGTCCAGATGGGCAGCGAACTCCACCGCGAGGGCGTCGCGCTACTGGCCCCGCAGGCGGCCCGGCGCACGTGGTATCCGAACTCGTTCCTCGAGCCGGTCGAAAAGAACGAGCCCGGCCGCACCTCGGGCCTGCAGGCGATCGAGGACGCCATCGACGAAGCGAACGAGGCCGGCATCCCCACGGAGCGGCTCGTGGTGCTCGGTTTCTCGCAGGGCGCCTGCCTCTCGAGCGAGTACGTCGCGCGCAACCCGCAGCGCTACGGCGGCCTCGTCGCCTTCAGCGGCGGTCTCATCGGGCAGGAAATCGATCCCGACGACTACCTCGACGTCGAGGGCGACCTCGAGAACACCCCCGCGTTTCTCGGCTGCAGCGACTCCGATCCGCACATCCCCGAGGAGCGCGTCCACGAGACCGCTGACGTCCTCGCGGACCTGAACGCCGACGTCACTAAGCGCCTCTACGAGGGGATGGGCCACGGCGTCAACGAGGACGAACTCGAGTTCGCGTCCGAGATGGTCGCGAACCTCCTCTCGGCGTAACTGCGGCGCTTTTTATCATTCGAGTCGGTGGTCGCCCGCTGCGACGAGCGACTCGAGGTCGACGGCGTCATCGGCTCGTAACTCGACAAACGACCGCGGCCGGTCCGGATCGTCGGTCTTCTCGCCGATCGAGCGCCGCCACCAGGCGACGTCCCGCCACTCGGCCTCCGTGTAGCCGACGGCGGGGAAATCGCCGACGCGCTCGAAGCCCATGCTCTCGTG includes these proteins:
- a CDS encoding alpha/beta hydrolase, whose translation is MNRGGGHQGENPHQGQELVTAGTDLEDAEAAIVLVHGRGATARSIVQMGSELHREGVALLAPQAARRTWYPNSFLEPVEKNEPGRTSGLQAIEDAIDEANEAGIPTERLVVLGFSQGACLSSEYVARNPQRYGGLVAFSGGLIGQEIDPDDYLDVEGDLENTPAFLGCSDSDPHIPEERVHETADVLADLNADVTKRLYEGMGHGVNEDELEFASEMVANLLSA
- a CDS encoding AAA family ATPase, yielding MHVIGTVGLPGSGKGEAATVAREDGIPVVTMGDVVRQETADRGLDPTKDHGKVAQALRDENGPAAIAERSLPMIENRLEDHDTVLVDGIRSDTEVDVFEERFGDDFILVSIEAPFEVRAERIDARGRDAGENEGGEPLTARDERERGFGMDDAMDEADVVVENTDSLEAFHERMQTIIREGPEALEGDGAADSDSDTDTGTETDDESTNRTEAEADP
- a CDS encoding C45 family autoproteolytic acyltransferase/hydolase, with the protein product MDDTATNPAATVPEVDSFAEQARRRAETEREAVGWAIDELETLIDARGVDLEPLLEYARRSRESLPDRYRRAYEAMADVFDVDAPVYEVYVFAYSELCEELAEGPEPCSEKNPKGCTNALVAESSVADGADAAGPLVFKNRDIAGRGLRPKSIVEQPPIDDYHGILTIDTCGTISMFKGVNDQGLVAANTYIDSESADVDPEDQLRNGTVIRTLLEECATVDAARAKLESHPTKHLMGQTLFLADETDAVLLEVDPAAERIAADEGPIATRTNHFVIAESTEARSSTKRRRRALELLDDLEPLTREDLWTIARDHEHGPGDNSICRHPEPEAGEYAMGQLTTASTAVFEGGTPTIEVAMGNPCEGERLRYSFGDAVPADLRTGRRWLEGMS
- a CDS encoding glutamate-cysteine ligase family protein, with product MKTSLEVEYWVVDDDGDLVPPDSLLDVCDGIDPEFVEPMLEIKTTPCTSMAELRAEFRDRIATVVEAARERGKRLVPLATPLYAPPSEIPYREKQSTDLQRRIVGPAFDDARVCAGTHIHFEQSSVVDQLNALTAIDPAFSLVASSSHYRGEPILECARPYLYRRSCYGACPDQGQLWPYVDSVAEWEQRMDDAFETFRERAIERGVDPAAFDEEFDPYEACWNPVRLRRAMPTVEWRSPDAALPSQVLQLAEEVRSIVARADARGTAVVDGDPDRAGAQTSGDPDADGVPLPAFDTVEEVTDAAIYDGLEDANVQAYLRRLGFTPSKYEPLTTQLPDGQLTERRAKRLRLAAARRLEADLERRRVRA
- a CDS encoding RNA-binding domain-containing protein → MTDIYRVDVEITAPIYDTEVTSRVADAVANIFPNADLEEEFGEIRAEAHSMDHFSDLLHRQEILDTARGEFFANREGDTFSFALKKQAAFMDRINFSVGEPDELGEINVRVRVEEPSVEEYINQIAPPTEDGEPVTG
- a CDS encoding signal recognition particle protein Srp54, whose amino-acid sequence is MVLDDLGSSLRGTLDKLRGKSRISEEDVEEIVKEIQRSLISADVDISLVQELSGNIKERALEEEPPAGTPARDFVLRIVYEELVDLIGDSTELPLEEQTILLAGLQGSGKTTSAAKMAWWFSTKGLRPAVIQTDTFRPGAYEQAEEMTERAEVDFYGNPDNDDPVEIARNGLEATSEADVHIVDTAGRHALEDDLIDEIEQIEGVVEPDTSLLVLDAAIGQGAKDQAQQFDESIGIDGVVITKLDGTAKGGGALTAVDQTDSSIAFLGTGEEVQDIERFEPDGFISRLLGMGDLSQLAERVERAMEQTEIEEDDWDPEDMLQGQFTLNDMQKQMEAMNNMGPLDQVMDMIPGFGGGIKDQLPDDAMDVTQERMRTFSVIMDSMTEAEKEYPKAIGASQIERIAKGSGTSEEQVRELLQQYKMMEKTIKQFQGMGSEQEMQRMMKQMQQQGGGGGGGGMGGMGPFG
- a CDS encoding VOC family protein, which produces MSDESESTTPVTPELPDSPFHTTGTDHITIWGSNEEDTVEFYRDLLGMPLVLRQPNLDDPSQTHLFFDTGDGRILTFFVSDDRPSARGQRAGVGAVHHLCFSVEPDEYEEIMQSLEEAGHGYNVFDRGIFHSIYTRDNNGLVIELSADKYEIPNDRRGEILAKAQELREADGAEYAKDEHLRQAIEDLGLEVVKHDLPDASAGVGGVE
- a CDS encoding type IV pilin, producing the protein MDLKLMRDKLVGSEEQRAVSPVIGVILMVAITVILAAVIATFVLDMGDSMGEGSVNAAVDTDVSNTDGEVTFTLEQEGNAEEFYIRNGTGLDDSHPDVSNGETELSFSGVGSTVTIGNSTSTGHLLDSGEVNIVAVDGNAETVIGSAEWDF
- a CDS encoding FAD-dependent oxidoreductase; the protein is MSDDATETADDGDASVIVVGGGPAGLSAALFTAKNGLETTVFDTDATWMHKAHLFNYLGIGSVGGTEFMETARQQVDSFGVDRRQGEEVTSVEETEAADGFVVATEAGEYEADYVVLATGANRDIADELGCEFTEEDVVDVDVDMETSVDNVYATGAMVRPEEWQAAIAVGDGAAAALNILSAVKGEHYHDFDVPADAERVFGDAVAE